Proteins encoded within one genomic window of Papio anubis isolate 15944 chromosome X, Panubis1.0, whole genome shotgun sequence:
- the MTCP1 gene encoding protein p13 MTCP-1: MAGEDVGAPPDHLWVHQEGIYRDEYQRTWVAVVEEETSFLRARVQQIQVPLGDAARPSHLLTSQLPLMWQLYPEERYMDNNSRLWQIQHHLMVRGVQELLLKLLPDD; encoded by the exons ATGGCAGGAGAGGATGTGGGGGCTCCACCCGATCACCTCTGGGTTCACCAAGAGGGTATCTACCGCGACGAATACCAGCGCACGTGGGTGGCCGTCGTGGAAGAG GAGACGAGTTTCCTAAGGGCACGAGTCCAGCAAATTCAGGTTCCCTTAGGTGACGCAGCTAGGCCAAGTCACCTTCTTACCTCCCAGCTACCTCTCATGTGGCAACTCTACCCGGAGGAGCGCTACATGGATAACAACTCTCGCTTGTGGCAGATACAGCATCATTTAATG gTCAGGGGAGTACAGGAGCTGTTGCTTAAGCTTTTGCCTGATGACTAA